In the genome of Chelmon rostratus isolate fCheRos1 chromosome 12, fCheRos1.pri, whole genome shotgun sequence, the window GGTGGATAAAGTTCGTCTCCACGTTGGAAGTGATAGAAAGTATTATCCCTATTCGGGCTCCGTTTCTGTTTTTTGGGGGAAGGAGGATACACCGAAGCGGATACTTCAGgtgtaaaaacactgaggatCGGCGCCGGCGGAACTACGTTTTTTGTTGATGATCGCTCGGTTCACAAGAGAAAAGTTTTCTCAGGACGCCAAGTTGTCAAGTGAGTTGAACTTCAACAATTGGCGGACTCACTCTGTCCCAAGACAgttgagaggcagagagacacggGACATATGTAACCAGTCGAtcttggactttttttttttatgagaatAGACCTCCGTCAAGGTGATCAAAAACTTTATATGTCCAGAAAAATGGAAGCGACATTCTACGACGAAGCCGTGAATGGCTCCAACTCTCAACACGAAGGGCCGACAGTGTACGGGTTCAACCCTAAAACCCTCAAACAGACTATGACCCTGAACCTTAACGACCCGAAGAACTTCAAACCCCAGCTGAGCTCCAAGGCCCTGGACATCCTGACGTCCCCTGATGTCGGGTTGCTGAAGCTAGCCTCGCCTGAACTGGAGAGACTGATCATCCAGTCCTGCACCGGGCTGACGACCCCCACCCCGACCCAGTTCGTCTGTCCCAAGAACATCACCGATGAGCAGGAGGGCTTTGCCGAAGGGTTCGTGAGAGCTCTGGCTGAGCTCCACTACCACCAGCAGGGACCAGCCGTCCATCCTGACGCACAGGCCGGCGCGAACAACAGCATGGCATCCGGCTCCGCCGCGTCCGAGAGCGGCGGGATTCCCTACAGCTGCACGGTGCGCACCGACCCGCCGGAGTACACAAACTTGGGCACTTTCAACCGGGCTGTGGGATCTGCGTCTGCACCTGCCAACGAGAGGCACCCACCCATGAGTTACCCAGCCGCCCCACAGCCGTCCCACAACCACATGGACCACCAGCTGGCGGCAGCGCAGCACCCGCGGCTACACGCGCTCAAAGAGGAGCCGCAGACGGTGCCCGAGATGTCCGGCGACACTCCGCCGCTCTCCCCCATCGACATGGAGAACCAGGAGCGCATCAAAGCTGAGAGGAAGCGCATGAGGAACAGAGTGGCCGCGTCCAAATGCCGGAAAAGGAAGCTGGAGAGGATCTCCCGGCTGGAGGATAGGGTCAAAAACCTGAAGAGCCAAAACACGGAGTTGGTTTCCTCTGCCAACGTCCTCCGGGACGAGCTGGCTCTGCTCAAACAAAAGGTCATGGACCACGTTAACAGCGGCTGCCAGCTCATTTTGACGCAGCAGCTCCAAGCTTTCTAGACTGCCAAGAGAAAAGAACTAAGGGACATTTCTTGGGGACCAAATGcggggttgggggtggggtcTGCTGCGTCTCATGTCATTTTTCCACCAAATTATGCGCTCAGGCTGTGAATGGAGACTGACAAGATACTTGCAATTGGCCAGTATGATGAAATATTCCAGAGCAGAGGCCTCCAAATATGACTGAtatttctggctttttttttcattcaaaactaCAAGATCACATTTGCATTCAGTCAAGTCGAGGTAATATGGCAAGTGTCCGCACCTTCAGATCATCCCGTGCAGTCCTGCTTCCTGACAAGACAGCCAGAGCCTGTGTGGGATCAGATTGCAAATGGACAACAAAGTGTGAACATTGCCTTGCAAATCCCCCACTGTCAATTATCAATGTATGCATATAGACTTGAGTCAAGCACTGCGCATCCCACCAGCGACTATACAGTATCTACAGAGTAACActaacgaaaaaaaaaaaaaaacatgtttcacacCTTTTACGCAAGGACTCTtacaggtgtgtgcgtgtgtgtgtagcgtTTACTGACAAAAAACTGCCTTACTTTCTTAACCCTTCTGTTCATACACGTTTGCGATATAGGTGTAACTAATGTTAGACCTGAAATAACACTTTGTAATAATATTTGTACGCTGTATTTTGAGCACTTCAGAACTGTACAtatggcaaaataaaatgttggacacgcgtgatgtgtgtgtgtgtgttgtcgtgCCCGCTGGATGCAGGCTTACAGCGCGTTACATGGAGTGTTTGTTATTGAAGGAACTGGGACGGACGGGATATTGAGTCACCAGTGTAGTGAGCGGCGCTTGTAATGGTCGGTGAGTCTACGCGGCCTCCCATTGGACAGCGCCGTGTCGGAAGTGAGCCGCACGCAGCCAAATATGGCAAGAGGTCCTGAATGCGCACTGGGACGGGTGTGTGCGCGAGTGAATCACCGTCCTCCCACTACAGCTGGTGACTCCTAGAAGAAACCGATGAGGCATAAGCAGATCTGTTTACACAATTAGGgagaagaaacattttgatGAAAGGATTATTTTTCATCTATTAACTAGTGAACAAGTTGtacaaaaaaagcctttttatttactttttgaaCTACTGTTTGTGATATAAATTACAAACAAGCTttgtgtagaaaaaaaagatacaaatttATATACATTTCGACCTGAACTGGATGctgcacacaagcacagcaaACAGATATTCAAGTGCAGTGAGACATTAAAAATTCAGCTTCGTCTGTAAACACACTCTGGACCGCCGATGCTGATGGACTCATTGGCCATGAAGCAGACGTCGGTAAATGGTTTAGGAACACTTCAGACAATGTCGAGATATGTTTAAGAGGGGTGTGGTgacacagctgtcagacagatttTATAGAGCCTTCACACCCACAGTAAACCAGCACAGGTGTCTTCACTTGCTGCTTGAATGGACCTCGTGTCAGGATCCTGCACAGATATCACTTCTTTGACGTTTCTGTTGCACCTGTAAAGGCCGGACAATTTCCATCTTTATCATTCTTATTGATGCGTTCAGTTCGATGGCCGTACGTAATTCTATGCTGCGACCCGGTCTTGTACACAATGCCAATAAGATTAAACTGTTCTGTATTAGGATATTTTTTATATCTAACAACATGAACAAGCTTTTTCCTTTCAGGTGCTCGCAAGCTGCCGATATATcctaaacattttaattttttttttcaccaaattAGACTCTCGCTATATAACAGAAGTTCCACATGACGGTTGGTTGCCTGCCAAAATGGCTGGTGGAactgacaaaaataaagcagcaacGGTGCTAATTTGCCAGCTATTGGCTTGTGGCTGGAGTTGACTGCCCACTCGATGTCCACTGTCCAActgcttttgtttcatcttGCTCCATTCAcgctttgtctttttgtgcagCGGGCCTGTGATTTTCCATGTATTATTAAAGAGGAATTCAGTTTTTTGGACACACTGTTCACCAGCACATTTCCATGTGGGGATTATCTTTGTGTTTGGTTCCTGATGATATCCACACTTCACACTTGTTCCTGTGTCGGTGGTTCTCAGCTGACGAGCATGCTGTCTTTCGCAGCGAGGCGCTGCCGGTGTACGTGGTCCTGCTCTAGTTCTTCGTGGCTGGGGTGCCAGAGGCGGGACAGGATGCGCTCCATGTTCAGGGCATACATCGTGTGGGAAGGCATTACACCGTGGTGAACCTAcatcagacacatttttcagAATATAACCATTTAAATCTGTGATGGTTAAGTGAGGGCAGGGCAGAAGGTCTGATATGACCAATGAAAACATTAGACAATATCTGACAACAAGAACATACCTACTGAAGTGTAAATAcaatcattttctgtgtgacCATCAATGAAGTACCATGTCATTACCAATAGAAAAGGTTATTAATTCTCACTGACTTGTACACACTGGCTCTGTGATGCTCTTTGACATATTactcattattcattattatctCTTCAAATAGTTCATTTTGCCCaagcaacagtccaaaatcccaAAAAATATTAACCTACTGTTActcaagacaaacaaaagcacaaaacttGTACGAATGAGAGGTTAAAACTAGGGAATGTCTGCTTGAATATGACCAATAATGAATCGCCTGACCATTTTCAATCTTCAGCATCCAAATCCAAGGTAGACATGGCATCACATTTTACAGGGTTTGAGTCGAGTTAGCCCACGACCAGGTTCATCAAATCGGTCCACTGTCATGAGTAATGATCATCTTTGACCAATTttgaaattatatattttcCCTCATGCTTGGGAATATCAAAGCGCCATTTGCTAAGTTTCATCTGGGTTGTTCCAGGTTCTAGGTGCTCAGTTTGTTCTGGGTCCCAGGACCAGGAACATACGTGAGCACATTTCTCTCACCTGTAAGGCCTCCAGGAGATCAAACATGCTGATAGGAGGGAGGGGCGCGGGGAGCATGTGAGCAGAACAAGCCAGCAAGTGAACAGCTTGTTGCTCTGCCTCATCAGGAGACACTTGGGGTGGTGGGCCAGCAGGGAGGGAAGCACTTGGAGGGGgactaaaaaacagaaacagtaaaatgGACTGAAAGTGTGATCAGCATAGCTACTGCCCTTTAATTACAGCAACAGAAATGATGATTCACTGTAGGGATGACTGCATGGAGAGCAAAGCTAAGTGACATTAACAAAATATTACCTTTCTGAGCAGCAAGAGTATCTAACACCACATTATCTTCTTCTCTTATATTAATAACTGCATGATGTTTATCAGCTAATAAGAGCAATCACAGTTGTCCCTACCATTCAGTGACACTGTGGTAAGCAGCCAGGCTGTTCTTCAGATAAGGCTGCGGCGTGACATCACTCCCAAAGGCATAGGGGAAATGACCATCTCGTAGCCGATACGCCTTTCTCCGAGTGATTACAGCAGTCAGGACGTCTTTCAAGTGGTGCTGAAATAAATCAGGGCAGTAAGTCAAGCTTTGCTCCACCTCCAGGGTAAACACAGCCATCAGTCATACGTAATAAGCGGTACAGAAAATAAATCTCCCCATTCACTTTGGATGTTAAAATACATAATGTCAATGAAAAGTTATGTCCAGCATTCTCTCATATTTTTGAGTTTGTACCAAAGTCAGATCATTAAGAAACATTTATGAAACGATTCATTTCTTGAGGACAGAGTCAATTATAGTGATACATGGCATTTTGGAGGGGACCCTGTTCAGTGCATCTTCTTAATGTTATTCTCTAAATTATTTCTTAAttcctttttctattttattagTGTTTCACAATGAGAGCCAATTTTCCCCTTCACGAGCAATATGAGATATTTCTGTGTGagtgatatttttcttttttaaacaaatctaTATTTTTgccacaacataaaaaaaacatttcatagaATTGTATGTACAAATTAAGGGAAGTCAGTATGGTCCAGTAATGTCAACAACACTAGACCATGCACAGTAGTGAATCATAGATCAACTATGACCAGCATTATTAACTGTGGATCCACTGAACTGTTACAAAGCCATATGTGTGCCAACACACAGTCATCAAATCTCCCCTGCACAAAACCATTTACACACAATTAGTCATATTCATACTCTGAGAGAGAGTAGAACATGCTGTTCAGACTGTAAAGCCCTTTGAGGCGAATATGTAATTTCTGATTTTGGGCTGTATAAGTAAAACTGACTTAGAAGTCCTGGTGGACAGCTGCTACAAACCTCAACAGCATAGATCATGGTGCTGACAGCATCTTCTGTGATGTTATCCAGGCCCAGCTCAAAGGCCGTCACCATCATGCGGGCCTCCAGCTGGCCCCGCGTgggcagcagcagagtgtgggCGCTGAGacgcagctcctcctcctcacctcccacCTCCCGTGGGCTGAAAGGCTGGGCGGCGCTCAGAGGGTTCTGAGGCTGGAAACGATGCTTAGGGCAAACAGGACACACAAATATCTATACAACGCAGTCAACTGTTCCAGCACCTGGTGATAAGATGTTGCTAACCTTAACGTATATTTACACCAGCCATTAGCTCATTTGAGAATGTCAGCAGGGTTGGTGTTAACTTGAACATACCCAGGCTCTGCAAGGATGAATGTGAGAACAAGTACTTACATCAAATTTCTGTCTTGAGGAACACTTCTTCTTGCCTTTTGGTTTGCCAGGCTTTGAGGCAGAGCCACCTTGCCACTGTAATGGCCCtgtgccctctagtggacagTACAAGAACACAAAACGACAGATGcatcaaagaaacaaaaatggagaggctttgtaaaaaaaattct includes:
- the LOC121614891 gene encoding transcription factor AP-1-like; translated protein: MRIDLRQGDQKLYMSRKMEATFYDEAVNGSNSQHEGPTVYGFNPKTLKQTMTLNLNDPKNFKPQLSSKALDILTSPDVGLLKLASPELERLIIQSCTGLTTPTPTQFVCPKNITDEQEGFAEGFVRALAELHYHQQGPAVHPDAQAGANNSMASGSAASESGGIPYSCTVRTDPPEYTNLGTFNRAVGSASAPANERHPPMSYPAAPQPSHNHMDHQLAAAQHPRLHALKEEPQTVPEMSGDTPPLSPIDMENQERIKAERKRMRNRVAASKCRKRKLERISRLEDRVKNLKSQNTELVSSANVLRDELALLKQKVMDHVNSGCQLILTQQLQAF
- the tada1 gene encoding transcriptional adapter 1 yields the protein MAAHASELEIAKKNLTDAIGDNVKHYWANLKLWFKQKISKEEFDIEARRLLAQENVHVHNDFLLAILTRCQIIVSTPEGTGPLQWQGGSASKPGKPKGKKKCSSRQKFDHRFQPQNPLSAAQPFSPREVGGEEEELRLSAHTLLLPTRGQLEARMMVTAFELGLDNITEDAVSTMIYAVEHHLKDVLTAVITRRKAYRLRDGHFPYAFGSDVTPQPYLKNSLAAYHSVTECPPPSASLPAGPPPQVSPDEAEQQAVHLLACSAHMLPAPLPPISMFDLLEALQVHHGVMPSHTMYALNMERILSRLWHPSHEELEQDHVHRQRLAAKDSMLVS